The Tripterygium wilfordii isolate XIE 37 chromosome 21, ASM1340144v1, whole genome shotgun sequence genome segment AAAGTGggtttggagggaagggaaaagaAGTGAAGGGAATGAAGAGAGGTGAAAGATGGAAGGTACGTAGAAAACTTTTCCCTTTCTCATGtttgaatagataaaaaaaaatttgatttaatttagtaatttatccttttttatgttaaaatactatgtacaagggtaaaatatatttctaacttataaataacttaattagctatattccctccaaatgaccaCATTTTGGGAAGAAGTATGTtgacaaaaattaataaaatcttcTCCTCAATGCTATTCAAATCTCtccctttaatttttttctaaattatccaaacaagagaattaggaggaaactctctttcccttcccCAAAATCCCTGAATCCAAATTCACTTTTACAGTCAATGCACAATCACAATCACGATATATTGtgacctaattaattaatttattatacctccattttttcaatctttttaAGTCATTTTGTGACTTCATTAAATCGTTCCAAAATCGTGCTAACAAAACCTTTTCCTACTAgttaaaacaacaaaattataatCCAAAAATGTTTGATATATATACGATGAAATTTTACTATAAAAGTTCAAACTCATAATGGCTTGTATCACGTCACAAAATTGCAAGTTTTATACATGTCGTGGTAAATTTCTACTTCTATTGATTAATTCCTTCTTTTACACCTTGATTTGTGCATAATGAATTGAATACAGACATGACTGCTTAATgaaattctctctctccctctctcagaCACGCAATAGCCAATaatcatgcatgcatgcatggacATCTACATTTATCATACtagctacatatatatatgtaggactAGTTACAGCTTTATTTTAAcctaatttttattcaaaacaggATGTCATACAATATATTTGCTTATAATCAAGTTTTAATTAGACTCTTACATGGATTTGAAATATaatatatgtacatatttatacatatataaatataggtAGGTAGATGTAGACGTACATGAGGATGGTAGTACTAGTCAATTTTGAGGGGGTTGACGGTGGGTCCAACCCACTCACACTGAAGTCAGTCACCAGCGGACAAAGAGATTCCAATTTGGCAAAACATGAAAGGAACCCAACACGCACGTTAAAGTAATCGAGATCTGTATCTACTGAtcatggagagagagagagagagagagagagtagtgtGGATCGAGTCGAGGGGGACCAAAGCCGACTGTATCCATCAAAGGCTGACCTGACCACATTACTGCCCCTTACACTAATGTCCAGACAAAGACCTCaactctcctctcttttttttcttcctttattttatatattattcattcattcatttcttgatgaAAGTACCTATCGTGCCCTCACAATATATATGACTTTACCTTTTGGAATAAGGGTAGTTTAGACTTTATCTAGGTTTAGTGGTGTAGAAGACTCAATATAAATTACTCGACTGTTTAACGATCGTAGATTTTGACATCTACAATAtgtatattacatatttacactTTTATAAATTATGGGCCGGGGGGCCATGTTTGTAATGAACGTGGGCATGGAAAATTCCAGTGAGGTTCTTCTTCCCTGTCACGTTAATTtatacataaattatatatattcgtTTCACACAATAAGGTTAGAAGCTTGTGGACGTTTGCTCGTGGGACCAGGAGAGAATGTTGTTGAATAGACTttctatttatatatgtatatatatagattggtCGAATGAAGATTGAAGTCTTAGGTGACAAATTGATTAGGGGGCTGGTTAGGGAGTGATGTTGAGATTCTCCCACTAAGGAATTTAATAATGGGAACCTAAAGTCTAAAGAGGAGTAGAGAGAGATCATATGAATGAATTGCTTCTTATTTTAATACAAGAGTGTTATAATTAtgagatttttttattaattatagaATACTAATGGGTTCATAATTATGTTTACTCTTATACTAAATCTGCTTACGTTATCCAAATTCCCTTCATTTGTGTCCTTTTAACACATGAAGAGAGGATTTAGGCTTAGCTTGTCCAGGCCTAATAGTTCTTGTGTTGTGTGATAGAGTATTGGGCTTGAGTAAGTCCATGCATTAGCTAGCCCAAATACTAGACATTGCTACTTGGGCCCATGAATTATGGTCTAATATGTATTATGTGGCACATTACTCTTTCTATGGGCCTGATATTACAGCACAAAACTGAaataatcatccataaagtTATCTTTGTTTAATTGTTTTCAAACCCTTGACATTGTTATTTGGGCCACTAATTGTAGGTTTAACATCCTCTTGTGCCAGATTATGTATCGCATATATAGTTGGGCATTGGGCTGTTCTGCTTTTTCTAGGGGCCCAACAAGCCTATTATGAGTGGCCCTTCGATTGGCAAAAAGCCCTTCGTTCGGCCCATTAAGGGAGAGTCGTAGTCTGCGTCTCTGCGAGACTGCGATGGAGATTGTGCACTCCATGAGAATTTGGAATTCCCCTCCATTTTTATTAGACAAACCAGGACCAACCTACATATATGTAGAATAGATTGGGTACGTAGTTATATATCCAGTAAGGATAGGTTCCCACTGTTGCAATCATTGAAGTGTGAATGGTTGAATAACCAAAAGAGAGATGTGTGTTGTGTGTTGTAAAAATCGCACATTGGAAAGTTTTAGCGACAAGATTGCTAGTTTATAAGTGAGGTCGTTGGATTAGACATTTTGGGTCAAGGACATGTTGGAAAATAGTCTTCTaattaataattgaaaaaacagaAGCCTCTTTAGTCGTTCGAATGGTAACAATTTCCAGACATGTTTGGACAATTCTTCAACCTTCCTCAATCCAAACCTCTAGTAAGGCCCTCTACCACGTCACGCACATGAACTATTAGGATGGCTAAACCCCTTGTCCTGATGGCAACTCTAGAAACATCATACGAGCAACAGACTTTGCCTCCACACACGATCCGAATCGACTCCAAATTTATTGATCAATCCTAATAGGACACCCAAATTTTTATGGTGTAGAGACTCTCCAGGATAAGGTGTTGTATCTCGGGGAGATTCGGGTTTTCAGTACCTCACCTTGCAGAATCAACCAAGATCTAGctatttctatttttgtttctttgatttaatCTCATTTATTGTGTTCAATAAAATTCAATTTCTGTTTCTTTCAATCTTACCCTTTATTTTGTGCAACTGCTATATTCTATTACAACAACACCCACTTAGTTGCAACGTAGTTGGCTGCATCAAAAACTATGAACAATGAAAAAGTAAAAGAGAGGGGGCAAGGACGAAAGAGATGAAGAATAAGATGCCAACAATTAGTAcgagaacaaaaaataaaataaggacATGCAACTATTCAATATCATATGTCTGTAATGGTGACAAGCCAACATTTAGTAAATCAATGGGACCATACAAGGTACAGGATTTCCAATAATACAGCAAAGATGCTTGAGAAGAAGTTGAAAGGACTTACTGCCAACTTGCAAGAACCTAATAACATTGACACCTCTAGCCAGCTTATCTGGCAGTACCAACAAGCATGCCCCATCATAAAATGTATGTAGATGAGGTGGGAGATTGATGTTTTTGTAGACATCAATAAACCACTTGAGTGATAGCGTAATTGATGAATCTATCTAGGGTTAGACTTTCGATTCCATAACATTGTAGTCACATGCTGGGCTTCGACTCAATTTATCTTATCATTAGATGGAAAATTTCTTCTCGCGTTAGCCTCAACTGCCTAAATTTAAGCTCATATAAGATGTCCAAATCAGAAACTTTTATGAGGTCATTctccgttaaaaaaaaaaaacattaatctATGAGCCTTAATTTCATTTAAGTCTCTCGAGTGCTTGGATTAACCCTCCCACCAAGTATTTCACTCTGGTCAATTCAACCATTAGATTaaactatgtgtgtatttatttgattgtgaaataaagtaaaataaagCCACAGAAATATACCAAACCCCATCGTTGTCAAGTAGGGTTTATATATACCAAACAATTTATTAGAAAGCTAATTTCCATTCTTATATATTTAtcaagctagctagctagctagctagacgAGTAACATGAGAAAGATAGAtgcttaattttatttatttttttacatgttaAGGATAACAAACTAATTAATACAAGTTTTCTCTTATTTGAACTTTAGTTTGATGGACCTATAACCACTTTAGTACCCATCACTGTTAAGCTTCCGACTGCTCAATGGTCCTCACAcacattttttcttctttttcattgctCTTTTATATCTGGCTACTGAGTTATTATTTACATTATTAAATTCTTATCCTTTCTCCTTCATTTTCCTCTCCTTGCCTTGTTGTGCTTGGATCTAAGAATTGATAATGGCGACAAACAGAGCTGAAGGAAAGAGGAGCTTGAGGGAGATTAGCGAGGAGGATGAAGAGGAGATCACTGAAGAAGAAGACAGTGCTGGAGAGGATGATAAGAGcaaaaagaaagggaagaaaGGATTATTATCCGGTCCAAGCCGGTCAACAACGCCGGTTTCTTGTCAGGCAGAGGATTGTGATACCAATATGACTAATGCTAAGCCCTACCACCGGCGTCACAAGGTCTGTGAACACCACGCCAAGGCTCCGGTCGTCGCTGTCGCCGGAATACAACAGCGGTTCTGCCAGCAATGTAGCAGGTTTGTCAAACCctaattaatttttgttatcTATTTGTATTATTTACCGGCTCAAAGTAGAGTGCTTAATTTTGTGTTCCATTGTTAGGGTTAATTAGAAGGTCAGATTCAACCTAAAGTTGAACAAAGCAAAGCACTAACAAGTtgtgaaattaaatttttttgcagAAACATATATGTAAAAAATCTTCActctaaaaaaatcaaaattttaattagtgcATTTTTAGGTAAAAATCCTGTTATAAATCTACCTTACCAATTATTTATGAGAGAGTGATTATATCTGAGTTCATTCCAATTGTTTAATAATAAGTTTCCCTAGATATTGTATTCCAGAAGTTTTATTATATGAAAATGGAAGATATATAATGTTCAAAAGATGGTATATTAAGGAGAACCACGAGTAACtcaaatgacactcatgtgtgtctAATCTCATAGAGATCCTGAGTCCGAGTTTCCCCTTCCCCtgtattcaacaaaaaaagatgGTATATTAAGACTTTATTATGTTATATCGTAGTTCATgagaaaaattaatattgaccAAATCATTAATCCTTCCAAAACTCTTTGGTTCTAGTTAATTGTAAGACTTAATacttacacaaaaaaaaaaagatttacaaGTActtaattatattcatatatgtaTAATGCACCTCGAAAACCAATTAAACTAGACATTATTAGTTGTACCTTTTAATTTGGCTGATACACATAAAGATGTAGTTGGTGTTACTGTTATTGTATTTGCCTTTCAGTATTCGAATCCTACCCTCTTCTCCAAACCTAATTATAAGGTGTTCACGGGCTACACATGACAAAAACAGTtgaaaatatacatacatacatatatatatatatatatatgagctgGAAATCACGAATTTGTAATGAATCATTTTTGTTAGCTTGTAAAAGACGGCTTCAATTAGTATTGTCCACTAATCACAAATATTTGGATCTTATCTTTCTTATTATTAATTTAGTTTATGGTGAGAAATAATGTGTTTTTAGTCCGGTATGTAGTAAATCTCGAATACTTGGATCGCCCCCTTAATCGACACCATGAAAGAGCTAGCCGGAGCCAATGACTGTTGATTTCTTAACATGAATTGTGGTTTGAGCAAGTTTTGTAATGGTGATATAGCTAGAGAGGATGGGGGATCATCATATCTTTTCACAACTATGATTACAGGTTCCACGAACTATTGGAATTTGATGACAATAAAAGGAGTTGTCGAAGGCGTTTGGCAGGGCATAACGAGCGGCGTCGGAAAAGCTCGTCTGAATATCATGGAGAAGGCTCAGTCTGAGTAGAGGATTATTAATATGGGAAGTAGGTATAATCTTTCTAATGCATGCTCTCTCTCTTCTGTCAATTTTAAGCTGGTCATTGAGCAGCAATTGCAAATTTGCAACTATTCACTATCTTaggaataaatttaaaaaaactgCAATATATTCAGTAACTATTCCTTGGAGACCATATATGACAGATGCAATCTATGATTATATAAGCTGCATATTTTGACTTCAATGGCATTCTCTCCTTTTCATTTATCACCGTATTATTTCACTAAGAGTAGTTGAAGAGATGTGGCTGAAACAAGCACA includes the following:
- the LOC119989359 gene encoding squamosa promoter-binding-like protein 3, which gives rise to MATNRAEGKRSLREISEEDEEEITEEEDSAGEDDKSKKKGKKGLLSGPSRSTTPVSCQAEDCDTNMTNAKPYHRRHKVCEHHAKAPVVAVAGIQQRFCQQCSRFHELLEFDDNKRSCRRRLAGHNERRRKSSSEYHGEGSV